One bacterium DNA segment encodes these proteins:
- the glmM gene encoding phosphoglucosamine mutase gives MSKNETSGQTRKLFGTDGIRGTANVHPMTPEVALALGRAIAHVFREAEGERKQILIGKDTRLSGYMFEDALAAGICSMGVNVIQVGPVPTPALAFLTRDMRCNAGVMITASHNPYQDNGIKFFAADGFKLPDEEEARIERLIESGEVAHISVPPDEIGQAQRIEDARGRYVVYLKNAFPRDLTLEGMRIVLDCANGAGYRVGPTVLEELGAEVFTIGVEPNGRNINEECGSLHPDRVAAKVKELRADVGIALDGDADRVIICDEHGEIFDGDMLMWMCARSMKEAGTLSNDTLVATVMSNLGLEIALDGIGVTLERTQVGDRYVVEAMRERGHNLGGEQSGHILFLEHSTTGDGMMSALQVLALMARSGRRLSELNQGFERLPQVMVNIGVAEKRPLEELTTFQEQVAEVEDELGETGRVLIRYSGTENKARVMVEGRDESRVHEIANQLASKLKASLAGAD, from the coding sequence ATGAGCAAGAACGAGACCTCGGGACAGACACGCAAGCTCTTCGGGACCGACGGCATCCGTGGGACTGCGAACGTCCATCCCATGACTCCGGAGGTGGCGCTCGCCCTGGGTCGCGCGATCGCCCACGTGTTCCGCGAAGCGGAGGGCGAGCGCAAGCAGATCCTGATCGGCAAGGACACGCGCCTCTCGGGCTACATGTTCGAAGACGCGCTCGCCGCGGGAATCTGCTCGATGGGCGTGAACGTGATCCAGGTCGGGCCGGTGCCCACGCCGGCGCTGGCGTTCCTGACCCGGGACATGCGCTGCAACGCGGGCGTCATGATCACCGCCAGCCACAACCCCTACCAGGACAACGGCATCAAGTTCTTCGCGGCCGACGGCTTCAAGCTGCCCGACGAGGAAGAAGCGCGGATCGAGCGTCTGATCGAATCCGGCGAGGTCGCGCACATCTCCGTCCCGCCCGACGAGATCGGGCAGGCCCAGCGGATCGAGGACGCTCGCGGCCGCTACGTCGTCTATCTGAAGAACGCGTTTCCGCGGGACCTCACCCTCGAAGGCATGCGGATCGTCCTCGACTGTGCGAACGGCGCGGGATACCGCGTGGGCCCGACGGTCCTCGAGGAGCTCGGGGCCGAGGTCTTCACGATCGGCGTCGAGCCGAACGGCCGGAACATCAACGAGGAGTGCGGGTCGCTCCACCCCGACCGCGTCGCGGCGAAGGTGAAGGAGCTGCGTGCCGATGTCGGCATCGCCCTCGACGGGGACGCCGACCGGGTGATCATCTGCGACGAGCACGGCGAGATCTTCGACGGCGACATGCTGATGTGGATGTGTGCGCGCTCGATGAAGGAGGCGGGGACCCTCTCGAACGACACGCTGGTCGCGACGGTCATGAGCAACCTCGGGCTCGAGATCGCCCTCGACGGGATCGGCGTGACGCTCGAGCGCACGCAGGTCGGGGATCGCTACGTCGTCGAAGCGATGCGCGAGCGGGGCCACAATCTGGGCGGCGAGCAGTCCGGCCACATCCTTTTCCTCGAGCATTCGACGACCGGGGACGGGATGATGTCCGCGCTCCAGGTCCTCGCGCTGATGGCCCGGAGCGGCCGGCGCCTGAGCGAGCTGAACCAGGGCTTCGAACGCTTGCCGCAGGTCATGGTCAACATCGGCGTGGCCGAGAAGCGACCGCTGGAAGAGCTCACGACGTTCCAGGAGCAGGTCGCCGAGGTCGAGGACGAGCTCGGCGAAACCGGACGCGTGCTGATCCGCTACTCCGGAACCGAGAACAAGGCGCGCGTCATGGTCGAGGGCCGCGACGAGTCGCGGGTGCACGAGATCGCGAATCAGCTGGCGAGCAAGCTGAAGGCTTCCCTCGCAGGAGCGGACTGA
- a CDS encoding pyridoxine 5'-phosphate synthase: MRLVLSLDSWPVLRDFAASDRSELGAAASLAELAGVDALRLSINEDLVPVRETDVDTLRRAARTMELRMPVSQSLLKIPLEARPDRVVLVGERHAEAGQAPPVDARVAGQALGSLLRSLEDAGIAASVRVAPDLDAIRAVHAQGVQDIELFTGHLVDLPDAERRAALVTLGDTARLASKLRLGHGVAGGLDDRNVAEVLAAAPSADRVVFGRGLARRALLVGLDRAIRDFRDRLR; the protein is encoded by the coding sequence ATGCGCCTGGTGCTCTCTCTGGACAGCTGGCCGGTCCTCCGCGACTTCGCCGCGAGTGATCGCAGCGAGCTCGGTGCGGCGGCCAGCCTGGCCGAGCTGGCGGGGGTCGATGCGCTCCGCCTCTCGATCAACGAAGACCTCGTTCCGGTTCGTGAGACCGACGTCGACACGCTCCGCCGGGCGGCGCGCACGATGGAGCTGCGAATGCCCGTGTCGCAGAGCCTGCTGAAGATTCCGCTCGAGGCGCGCCCGGACCGGGTCGTGCTCGTCGGGGAGCGGCACGCCGAAGCGGGACAGGCGCCGCCGGTCGATGCACGCGTGGCGGGGCAGGCCCTCGGCAGCCTCCTGCGTTCCCTGGAGGATGCCGGCATCGCCGCGAGCGTTCGGGTCGCGCCGGACCTCGACGCGATTCGTGCGGTCCACGCCCAGGGCGTCCAGGACATCGAGCTCTTCACGGGACATCTCGTCGATCTGCCGGACGCGGAGCGCCGGGCAGCGCTCGTCACGCTCGGGGATACGGCGCGTCTGGCCAGCAAGCTGCGTCTCGGTCACGGGGTCGCCGGTGGCCTCGACGACCGCAACGTCGCCGAAGTGCTGGCGGCGGCACCGTCCGCCGATCGTGTCGTGTTCGGACGCGGTCTCGCCCGACGCGCGCTTCTCGTCGGCCTCGATCGCGCGATCCGCGATTTCCGCGACCGCCTGCGCTGA